The Deltaproteobacteria bacterium genome includes a window with the following:
- a CDS encoding DMT family transporter, with protein sequence MLSPVTRGNLLLLLASFIWGTAFVAQRMAVDVVQPMTFNGTRFALGALVLVPFAFWRHGKGKETPALFNASTGFFVIGALLAGMALFAGATLQQVGLQYTTAGKAGFITGLYVVLVPILGLCIGYRPSIGEFFGAAVACAGLYLLSMQGGLSIAIGDAYVLAGTLFWATHVLLLAWLSPKLDCVRLALAQFVVCAALNLVGAVLFETITMEGLKIAAMPILYGGILSVGVAYTLQVVAQKDAPPTHAAVILSLETVFAALAGWVILNETMSGRGIIGAVLMLSGMLLAQIGPGKKAQNPGTETARIG encoded by the coding sequence ATGCTGTCTCCGGTGACGCGAGGGAACCTTCTTCTGTTGCTGGCCTCCTTCATCTGGGGGACGGCCTTTGTGGCCCAAAGAATGGCCGTGGACGTGGTTCAGCCCATGACCTTCAACGGGACTAGGTTTGCCCTCGGGGCTTTGGTGTTAGTGCCCTTTGCTTTCTGGCGGCACGGGAAAGGCAAGGAAACCCCGGCCCTTTTCAACGCTTCGACCGGTTTTTTCGTGATAGGGGCTCTGTTGGCCGGGATGGCCCTGTTCGCCGGGGCCACCCTCCAGCAGGTCGGCCTTCAGTACACTACCGCGGGCAAGGCCGGGTTCATCACCGGGCTTTATGTGGTTTTGGTGCCCATCCTGGGCCTGTGTATTGGCTACAGACCTTCGATTGGGGAGTTCTTCGGGGCTGCCGTGGCCTGTGCGGGCCTTTATCTGCTCAGTATGCAGGGAGGGCTTTCCATCGCCATCGGCGACGCCTATGTTCTGGCTGGGACTCTTTTCTGGGCCACCCACGTCCTTTTGTTGGCCTGGCTGTCCCCCAAGCTGGACTGCGTCCGTCTGGCTCTGGCCCAGTTCGTGGTCTGCGCGGCCCTGAATCTGGTCGGAGCAGTCCTTTTCGAAACCATCACTATGGAGGGACTAAAAATAGCAGCCATGCCGATACTTTACGGTGGGATTCTGTCGGTGGGCGTTGCCTACACCCTCCAGGTGGTGGCTCAGAAGGACGCCCCTCCGACCCATGCAGCGGTGATCCTGAGTCTGGAGACGGTGTTCGCGGCCCTGGCCGGATGGGTCATTCTAAACGAGACCATGTCCGGGAGGGGGATCATCGGTGCCGTTCTCATGCTTTCGGGCATGCTTCTGGCCCAAATCGGACCCGGGAAAAAGGCCCAAAACCCGGGGACAGAGACGGCTCGGATCGGTTGA
- a CDS encoding KH domain-containing protein, whose amino-acid sequence MNEHRILEGKNVDEAIEKACSLFGLDRDQLNIEILEGGSSGIFGLVGVKKARIRAGRKNIPQEQEKPKKPPKQARLDVGVAKPSEDTNLEDMIRTVLQSLLVGFADKAQIEIDTGGSPIKVNIADPENSGLIIGRDGQTISALQYMTNRIVSKHFPESSRIQLDAGDYRERQDDSLAKTSIYLAQKARESGRVQSTKPLSSYHRRIVHVALHDQDDIVTRSKGEGSQKRVLIMPRKMLRRSQDSSEEIQAETDE is encoded by the coding sequence ATGAATGAACATCGCATTTTGGAAGGGAAAAACGTCGACGAGGCCATCGAAAAAGCCTGCTCGCTGTTCGGCTTGGATCGTGATCAATTGAACATTGAAATTCTCGAGGGGGGATCCTCAGGAATTTTTGGTCTGGTCGGTGTAAAAAAGGCTCGGATTCGTGCCGGAAGGAAAAACATCCCCCAGGAACAAGAAAAACCCAAAAAACCTCCCAAACAGGCCAGGCTTGATGTCGGCGTCGCCAAACCCTCGGAAGATACAAACCTTGAAGATATGATCCGAACGGTCCTTCAATCCCTTCTGGTCGGCTTTGCCGACAAGGCCCAGATTGAAATCGACACCGGGGGGAGCCCCATCAAGGTCAATATTGCCGACCCTGAAAACTCAGGACTGATCATCGGGCGAGACGGACAGACCATCTCGGCGCTCCAATACATGACCAACCGTATTGTCTCCAAGCACTTTCCTGAAAGTTCTCGAATTCAGCTCGATGCAGGTGACTACCGGGAACGACAGGACGACAGCCTTGCCAAAACGTCCATCTATCTTGCCCAGAAGGCCCGAGAATCTGGCCGAGTCCAAAGTACCAAACCCCTGTCTTCCTATCATCGCCGCATCGTCCACGTGGCCCTGCACGACCAGGATGATATTGTGACCCGAAGCAAAGGGGAGGGTTCCCAGAAGCGGGTTCTCATCATGCCTAGAAAGATGCTCCGCCGGTCTCAGGATTCATCTGAAGAGATTCAGGCCGAAACGGATGAATAG
- a CDS encoding serine/threonine-protein phosphatase, whose product FMAVTKTLMKGIAEQELEPSDILARVNVELCQGNDSSMFVTLFCGILNLKTGVLRYSNAGHNPPLLLRVGQNPEWLALPPGLVLGGMEEAMFQTRQIKLSPGDSLLAFTDGVTEAMNAAQDLYSEDRLLRETTVRATAGPKELVAEILETVHGFADGTPQSDDITLLSVLYVGDRG is encoded by the coding sequence GTTCATGGCCGTGACCAAGACCCTGATGAAGGGCATCGCCGAACAGGAGCTGGAGCCGTCGGACATACTTGCCCGGGTCAATGTCGAGCTCTGTCAGGGTAACGACTCGTCCATGTTCGTGACCCTGTTCTGCGGAATCTTGAACCTGAAAACCGGCGTGCTGCGATACTCCAATGCCGGGCACAATCCGCCGCTTCTGCTGCGTGTCGGACAGAATCCGGAATGGCTTGCCCTGCCCCCGGGCTTGGTTCTGGGAGGCATGGAAGAGGCCATGTTCCAGACTCGGCAGATCAAGCTGAGTCCCGGGGACTCGCTTCTGGCCTTTACCGACGGGGTGACCGAGGCCATGAATGCGGCCCAGGACCTTTATTCCGAGGACCGCCTGCTCCGGGAGACAACGGTCCGGGCCACGGCAGGACCCAAGGAGCTGGTCGCAGAAATACTGGAAACGGTTCATGGCTTTGCCGATGGGACCCCGCAGTCCGACGACATCACCTTGTTGTCAGTGCTGTATGTTGGGGATCGGGGATAG
- a CDS encoding cyclic nucleotide-binding domain-containing protein, with protein sequence MIPDPSVIPFFREMAAPSRHSAFSIFQTSTVSSGHPLIVEGEVGDTMYILVQGRVRIVKSMILKGLVGAIPGLDRPEKVLAVLTDETFPIFGELALVDQDTRSATVEAMTDCTFLQTTRDRFNDLLAREAQAAALILLGVARRLAGTVRRNNGEIVKLTTALALLLGRPSGR encoded by the coding sequence ATGATTCCTGATCCTTCGGTCATCCCCTTCTTCAGGGAAATGGCTGCGCCTTCCAGACATTCGGCCTTCTCAATCTTTCAGACCAGCACTGTTTCCTCCGGCCATCCCCTCATCGTCGAGGGCGAGGTCGGGGACACCATGTACATCCTTGTCCAGGGCCGGGTGAGAATCGTCAAGTCCATGATCCTCAAGGGCCTCGTCGGAGCCATTCCCGGTCTGGACAGGCCAGAGAAAGTGCTTGCCGTCCTGACCGACGAGACCTTTCCGATCTTCGGCGAACTTGCATTGGTAGACCAGGACACCCGTTCGGCTACGGTCGAGGCCATGACCGACTGCACCTTTCTACAAACAACACGAGACCGCTTCAACGATCTGCTGGCCAGGGAAGCCCAAGCTGCCGCCCTGATTCTCCTCGGCGTCGCACGCCGTCTGGCCGGAACGGTCCGACGCAACAATGGTGAAATCGTCAAGCTGACCACCGCCCTGGCCCTGCTGTTGGGGCGTCCTTCAGGTCGGTGA
- the mnmE gene encoding tRNA uridine-5-carboxymethylaminomethyl(34) synthesis GTPase MnmE: protein MTDTIAAIATPPGTGAIGIIRLTGPKSRTIAERIFTSSSPCFDDFRPRFLHHGIVTDESGSFLDDVLIAHLPGPASFSGEDMIEIFAHGGQTVLQTLLERILACGARLADPGEFTKRAFLNGKMDLTQAEAIAELISAPTKAALILASAKRAGALKDVGERLRRRLETVLAHLFLAIDFTDDEAECIDMTATKTEVQSCLEMIEALERSGRRAYKFREGCLVVIAGQVNVGKSSLMNSILGRQRAIVTDFPGTTRDYIEETIDLEGIPVRLVDTAGFRSASDKADPVEEFGIHRTQELVSEADTVVFMYDVHQGMTEEDWGLIESFSQSRPCILAGNKIDLMPDLDDTTLRDRDRGPHILISAKFGRNVDTLLDVIRRELDSEKSETLQGTIAPNARQLVLLGQARIGLDHFLIDLRVGQPLDILAGHVQNAVGHLSEITGRIAPDDVLHRIFADFCIGK, encoded by the coding sequence ATGACAGACACCATCGCCGCCATAGCGACCCCACCTGGGACAGGTGCCATTGGCATCATCCGCCTCACCGGTCCGAAAAGCCGGACAATCGCCGAGCGCATCTTCACCTCCTCCAGTCCGTGTTTTGACGACTTCCGTCCAAGATTCCTCCACCATGGAATTGTTACCGACGAATCCGGATCGTTTCTCGACGATGTTTTGATCGCTCATCTTCCCGGACCGGCTTCCTTTAGCGGCGAAGACATGATTGAAATCTTCGCTCACGGCGGGCAGACCGTCCTTCAGACCCTCCTCGAACGTATTCTGGCCTGCGGCGCTCGACTTGCCGATCCAGGCGAGTTCACCAAACGGGCCTTTCTCAATGGCAAGATGGATCTGACCCAGGCCGAGGCCATCGCGGAATTGATCTCGGCTCCGACCAAAGCGGCCCTTATTCTGGCATCCGCAAAACGGGCAGGGGCTTTGAAAGATGTCGGGGAACGGCTTCGGAGGCGTCTCGAAACTGTTCTGGCCCATCTGTTCCTGGCCATTGATTTCACCGACGATGAAGCAGAGTGCATCGACATGACCGCAACCAAGACCGAAGTCCAATCATGCCTGGAAATGATCGAAGCCCTCGAACGATCTGGTCGACGGGCCTACAAATTTCGCGAAGGCTGTCTCGTCGTCATCGCAGGACAGGTCAACGTCGGAAAATCAAGTCTGATGAACTCCATTCTCGGTCGCCAACGGGCCATAGTCACTGATTTTCCCGGTACTACCAGGGACTATATCGAGGAAACGATCGATCTTGAAGGGATCCCGGTCAGACTCGTCGACACGGCCGGATTCAGGTCTGCTTCTGACAAGGCGGACCCTGTGGAGGAGTTTGGAATCCATCGCACCCAAGAACTAGTGTCCGAGGCCGACACCGTAGTCTTCATGTACGACGTGCATCAGGGAATGACCGAGGAGGATTGGGGCCTCATTGAGTCTTTCAGTCAATCTCGCCCCTGCATCCTGGCTGGAAACAAGATTGACCTGATGCCCGACCTCGACGACACTACGCTCCGTGATCGCGATCGGGGCCCTCACATCCTGATTTCTGCCAAATTTGGTCGAAACGTCGATACATTGTTGGACGTGATTCGACGGGAACTGGACTCGGAGAAAAGTGAGACCTTGCAGGGAACCATCGCTCCAAACGCCCGGCAACTCGTTCTTCTCGGACAGGCCCGGATTGGGCTCGATCATTTTCTGATTGACCTACGAGTCGGCCAGCCCCTGGACATTCTTGCGGGACATGTCCAGAACGCCGTCGGCCATCTCTCGGAAATCACGGGACGCATCGCCCCGGACGATGTTCTTCATCGGATATTCGCCGACTTCTGCATCGGGAAATGA
- the coaBC gene encoding bifunctional phosphopantothenoylcysteine decarboxylase/phosphopantothenate--cysteine ligase CoaBC, which produces MIPGHFIFAHLRDKRIHLGLTGSVAACRAPDLVRAFVGAGVAVGCTLTDAALNFVTPLTLRSLGADPVWSGPWLDGVEDPFAHLAPGRAADVFLIAPASADIMARAAAGLAGDLLACQILACAKPCIFAPAMNPAMWSAPATQANVETLTSRGAAFVGPDSGLVACGDQGQGRMAPIPNIFAHCARLLSPCDLAGRKALVTLGPTWEPFDRVRIWTNRSTGRMGSAMAMAAWLAGAEVYVVHGPVEVAFPGGIRTIPVETAREMHEAVMELWPDADLGCCTAAVADFRPEPRPGKLKKAVNPDGLVLDLVPNPDILADMGRTKRSGQVLVGFAAEAEDPWPAMSSKLQRKNLDLIVGNRIDMPGQGFASADNAVAVLDRHGRKAEWDSRPKTDIAWDLWQWVRTL; this is translated from the coding sequence ATGATCCCCGGCCACTTCATTTTTGCCCACCTTCGGGACAAGAGGATCCACCTTGGCCTGACAGGAAGCGTCGCTGCCTGTCGAGCCCCGGATCTGGTCCGGGCGTTCGTGGGAGCAGGCGTTGCCGTGGGCTGCACCCTGACCGATGCCGCCCTGAACTTCGTCACCCCCTTGACGCTGCGTTCCCTGGGGGCTGATCCGGTCTGGTCTGGACCCTGGCTGGACGGGGTCGAAGACCCCTTTGCCCATCTGGCTCCGGGACGGGCCGCGGATGTGTTCCTGATCGCTCCGGCCTCGGCCGACATCATGGCCCGAGCCGCTGCCGGACTAGCCGGGGACCTGCTCGCCTGCCAGATATTGGCCTGCGCCAAACCGTGCATCTTCGCCCCGGCCATGAACCCGGCCATGTGGTCAGCGCCCGCCACCCAGGCCAATGTTGAAACCCTGACGAGCCGGGGGGCCGCTTTTGTCGGCCCGGACTCGGGCCTGGTGGCCTGCGGCGACCAGGGCCAGGGCCGCATGGCTCCTATTCCAAACATCTTCGCCCACTGTGCCCGGCTCCTCAGCCCCTGCGACCTGGCCGGACGCAAGGCGCTCGTCACCCTCGGCCCGACATGGGAGCCTTTCGACCGGGTCCGGATCTGGACCAACCGATCCACTGGTCGCATGGGTTCGGCCATGGCCATGGCCGCATGGCTGGCCGGAGCCGAGGTCTATGTTGTCCATGGACCTGTGGAGGTGGCCTTTCCCGGCGGAATTCGGACTATTCCGGTCGAGACCGCCAGGGAAATGCACGAAGCGGTCATGGAGCTCTGGCCGGATGCGGACCTTGGCTGTTGCACAGCAGCCGTAGCCGATTTCCGACCTGAACCGCGGCCCGGAAAACTCAAGAAGGCCGTCAATCCTGATGGCTTGGTCCTCGACCTGGTCCCCAATCCCGACATCTTGGCCGATATGGGCCGCACCAAACGATCCGGACAGGTTCTCGTCGGGTTCGCCGCCGAGGCCGAAGATCCATGGCCCGCCATGAGCTCCAAGCTCCAGCGAAAAAATCTGGATCTCATTGTCGGCAACCGGATCGATATGCCCGGACAGGGATTCGCATCCGCCGACAACGCGGTGGCCGTGTTGGACCGTCACGGCCGGAAGGCCGAGTGGGACTCCCGCCCCAAGACAGACATCGCCTGGGATCTCTGGCAATGGGTTCGGACCCTTTGA
- a CDS encoding glutamate racemase, whose translation MDEARNKPIGVFDSGTGGLTVLRALRSRLPYEDIVYLGDTARLPFGTKSGKTVTSYAMQAARYLAGQGIKMLVVACNTASAVALEALEEAFPDLPVQGVVEPGAEAACRATKAGHVLVLGTESTVRGGAYQRAIARRRPDIRVQSRACQLFVSLAEEGWIDGPVVEGAAARYLDEFFVGPEIQAPDCVLFGCTHFPVLRLAVESVVGRFGVAIVDSAETTAEAVGQVLAGQGLEREHDHPGTTRFCVTDSPDRFTRVGRIFLGRKVDPDHVSLVDL comes from the coding sequence ATGGACGAAGCTAGAAATAAACCCATTGGGGTTTTCGATTCCGGGACCGGCGGGCTGACCGTGCTCCGGGCCCTGCGAAGTCGGCTCCCCTACGAGGACATAGTCTATTTGGGCGACACGGCCCGCCTGCCCTTTGGGACTAAGAGCGGCAAGACGGTGACCTCCTATGCCATGCAGGCGGCCAGGTATCTGGCTGGGCAGGGGATCAAGATGCTCGTCGTGGCCTGCAACACGGCTTCCGCCGTGGCCTTGGAGGCCCTAGAGGAAGCATTTCCTGACCTGCCGGTCCAGGGGGTGGTCGAACCCGGAGCCGAGGCCGCCTGCCGGGCGACCAAGGCCGGGCACGTTTTGGTGCTGGGGACCGAGAGCACGGTTCGCGGCGGGGCCTATCAGCGGGCCATCGCCAGACGGAGACCCGACATCAGAGTTCAGTCCCGGGCCTGTCAGCTCTTCGTCAGTCTGGCCGAGGAGGGCTGGATCGACGGGCCCGTCGTCGAGGGTGCGGCCGCCCGATATCTTGATGAGTTCTTCGTCGGGCCTGAGATTCAAGCCCCGGATTGCGTCTTGTTCGGCTGTACCCATTTTCCCGTGTTGCGCCTGGCCGTGGAGAGCGTTGTGGGCCGTTTCGGAGTGGCCATCGTCGACTCGGCCGAAACCACGGCCGAAGCCGTGGGTCAAGTTCTTGCCGGGCAGGGACTGGAAAGAGAGCATGATCACCCCGGAACGACCAGATTCTGCGTGACCGACAGCCCGGACCGGTTCACCCGGGTGGGCAGGATCTTCCTCGGCCGAAAGGTCGACCCGGATCATGTGAGCCTGGTCGATTTGTAG
- a CDS encoding membrane protein insertase YidC, which produces MDNKRALLAVVLSLAVLLAWNWLFPPQHPAPDPGTTSVATMEQPPSQAIPPDAETSISDTASQLFTPTEGRTVRVETPLYQAEFSSTGGILEHFTLTEYRETIAPGASPIDLVSSTAMSKAPMGISWQKTGTWKHGEWSFQGSDLKLNGAEDSGSLIFNGRIGDFMLVRTLSFSGQTYLIKERLAISNTGGNPLSGVLGFNLAASDFSAQPNPYNLPRIAYLTATSLKDESDLDDLKIGISPLEPVQWGAIESNYFMAAMVPESGTMGLKAKFEDETFRLVLEKEIALAPNQAMEMTNAYYFGPKTETDLVVAPSDLGRAINYGFFNVIAQPLITFLNFLYKFVHNYGVAIIILTIIIKIIFWPLSQKSYKSMEQMKRLQPIMAQIREKYKDDRQRMNTELMQLYKTYKVNPLGGCLPMLLQIPVFFALYQALLGAIELRHAPFISNLPFTDIVWLADLSAKDPLYVTPLIMGATMFLQQKMTPMPGDPLQAKIMLFMPIIFTFIFLNFPSGLVVYWTVNNLLSIAQQWLMIRKVKTS; this is translated from the coding sequence TCTTGGCATGGAACTGGCTGTTTCCTCCGCAGCATCCCGCTCCGGATCCAGGCACGACATCCGTAGCCACGATGGAACAGCCTCCCTCTCAGGCAATCCCCCCCGATGCCGAGACCTCCATATCAGATACGGCTAGTCAATTATTTACGCCCACCGAAGGCCGGACCGTTCGTGTTGAAACCCCGCTCTACCAAGCCGAGTTCAGCTCAACAGGCGGAATTTTGGAGCACTTCACCCTGACTGAATATCGTGAAACCATAGCCCCTGGGGCTTCTCCGATCGACTTGGTGTCGAGCACGGCCATGTCCAAAGCACCAATGGGTATCAGCTGGCAGAAAACCGGTACTTGGAAACATGGGGAGTGGTCCTTTCAAGGAAGCGACCTCAAGCTGAATGGAGCCGAGGACAGTGGATCATTGATCTTCAACGGGCGCATCGGCGATTTCATGCTCGTCCGCACCCTGTCCTTTTCGGGGCAAACGTACTTGATCAAAGAAAGACTGGCCATCTCCAACACTGGAGGAAACCCGCTATCCGGGGTGCTGGGATTCAACTTGGCCGCTTCGGATTTTTCGGCCCAACCAAATCCCTACAACCTTCCGCGCATAGCCTATCTGACGGCCACTAGCCTAAAAGACGAATCCGATCTGGACGATCTCAAAATTGGCATCAGTCCCCTTGAGCCAGTGCAATGGGGAGCCATCGAAAGCAACTACTTCATGGCCGCCATGGTACCCGAATCCGGAACCATGGGCCTCAAGGCGAAATTCGAAGACGAAACCTTCCGACTGGTTCTGGAGAAGGAAATTGCCCTAGCTCCGAATCAAGCAATGGAAATGACCAACGCCTATTATTTCGGCCCCAAAACCGAAACCGACCTGGTCGTGGCTCCAAGCGACCTCGGCCGGGCTATCAACTACGGATTCTTCAACGTCATCGCCCAACCCCTCATCACCTTCCTCAACTTCCTGTACAAATTCGTGCACAACTACGGTGTGGCCATCATCATCCTGACCATCATCATTAAAATTATTTTTTGGCCCCTGTCCCAAAAAAGTTACAAATCCATGGAGCAGATGAAGCGACTTCAGCCCATAATGGCCCAAATTCGAGAAAAGTACAAAGACGACCGCCAGAGGATGAACACCGAACTCATGCAGCTCTACAAGACGTACAAGGTCAATCCGCTGGGCGGTTGTCTGCCGATGCTCTTGCAGATTCCGGTCTTTTTCGCTCTCTATCAGGCTCTGCTCGGAGCCATCGAACTCCGCCACGCTCCGTTCATCTCCAACCTGCCCTTTACGGACATCGTCTGGCTGGCCGACCTCTCGGCCAAGGACCCCCTGTACGTGACCCCCCTGATCATGGGGGCCACCATGTTTCTGCAACAGAAAATGACCCCGATGCCTGGGGACCCCCTCCAGGCCAAGATCATGCTGTTTATGCCCATCATCTTCACCTTCATCTTCCTGAACTTTCCATCTGGGCTCGTGGTCTACTGGACCGTGAACAATCTGCTTTCCATCGCCCAGCAATGGCTGATGATCCGTAAGGTCAAAACCTCATAA
- a CDS encoding histone-lysine N-methyltransferase, which yields MDSRCIHFNPARPRLELRDSDKPELYRDIFPYTRVGRIAFDDSFIMPRPPKDMFITDTTFRDGQQARPPYTVEQISTMFDLMHKVAGRSGLIRQSEFFLYSDKDRRAVEKCLEKGYRYPEITGWIRAAAKDLDLVKSMGLKETGMLTSVSDYHIHMKLGKTRAQALKDYLAVVDRALEFGIVPRCHFEDITRADIYGFCVPFATELMKKSSQSGLPIKIRLCDTMGYGVPYPGAALPRSVGKIVRLFTDEAGVPSEWLEWHGHNDFHKALVNAVTAWLYGCSGANATLMGFGERTGNTPVEGLIFEYIALTGEDDAADTQVVTDIARYFQKELKHEIPSNYPFVGRDFNATSAGIHVDGLLKNEEIYNIFDTRLLLNRPVPITITDKSGKAGVAYWINTNLDIPEELKVDKRHPAVGKIYEKIMKAYAQGRTTNFSHEEMKSIVARYMPSLFSSTFDRLKALAHTISANLIRKLSEHPKIISLRPEEASEIMARVLDEYPFIQYVYLIDQTGHPISWQVSHPEDLPKYRALGPNPSFEDREWFQVPMKNGKLHITDFYKSYLTGKLCLTVSVPVFDPNDVIQAVLGADIRFEELAKIQENMDDDAQDPELV from the coding sequence ATGGACAGCAGGTGCATTCACTTCAACCCGGCCCGGCCCCGGCTCGAGTTACGAGATTCCGACAAGCCGGAACTCTATCGAGACATCTTTCCCTACACCCGGGTCGGCCGCATCGCCTTTGACGATTCGTTCATCATGCCTCGGCCCCCAAAGGACATGTTCATTACCGACACGACCTTTCGAGACGGCCAGCAGGCCCGCCCTCCATATACCGTCGAACAGATATCGACCATGTTCGACCTCATGCACAAGGTTGCAGGCCGCAGCGGCCTCATACGTCAGTCGGAATTCTTCCTCTATTCGGACAAAGATCGTCGGGCTGTCGAAAAATGTCTGGAAAAGGGCTATAGATACCCGGAGATCACCGGCTGGATCCGGGCTGCCGCCAAGGACCTCGATCTGGTCAAAAGCATGGGTCTCAAGGAAACCGGCATGCTGACATCGGTTTCCGACTACCACATCCACATGAAGCTCGGAAAGACGCGCGCCCAGGCATTGAAGGACTACCTCGCCGTGGTTGACAGGGCCCTAGAATTCGGCATTGTCCCCCGGTGTCACTTCGAGGACATCACCAGAGCCGACATCTACGGATTCTGCGTTCCCTTCGCCACCGAACTGATGAAAAAAAGCAGTCAGAGTGGTCTTCCGATCAAGATCCGTCTCTGCGACACCATGGGCTATGGCGTTCCGTATCCCGGGGCGGCCTTGCCGCGAAGCGTGGGCAAAATTGTCAGGCTGTTCACCGATGAAGCTGGCGTCCCCAGTGAATGGCTCGAATGGCACGGCCACAACGATTTCCACAAAGCCTTGGTCAACGCAGTAACTGCCTGGCTATACGGCTGCTCCGGAGCCAACGCCACTCTCATGGGCTTCGGAGAAAGGACCGGCAACACACCCGTTGAAGGCTTGATCTTCGAGTACATCGCCCTGACCGGGGAAGACGACGCCGCCGACACCCAGGTCGTGACCGACATCGCCCGCTACTTTCAGAAGGAACTCAAGCACGAGATCCCCAGCAACTACCCGTTTGTCGGACGGGACTTCAACGCCACCAGTGCCGGAATCCACGTGGACGGCCTCCTGAAGAACGAGGAAATCTACAACATTTTCGACACCAGGCTCCTTTTGAACCGACCGGTGCCCATAACCATCACCGACAAGTCCGGCAAGGCTGGGGTGGCTTACTGGATCAACACGAACCTTGACATTCCCGAAGAGCTCAAGGTCGACAAGCGACACCCCGCCGTGGGAAAAATCTACGAAAAAATCATGAAGGCCTATGCCCAGGGCCGAACAACGAACTTCTCCCACGAAGAGATGAAATCCATCGTCGCCCGGTACATGCCAAGCCTCTTCTCCTCAACCTTCGACCGGCTCAAAGCCTTGGCCCACACCATTTCGGCCAATCTGATCCGCAAGCTCTCCGAACATCCGAAAATAATTTCTCTGCGGCCTGAAGAGGCCTCGGAGATCATGGCCCGGGTGCTTGATGAATACCCGTTCATCCAATACGTGTACCTCATCGACCAGACTGGTCATCCCATCTCCTGGCAGGTATCCCACCCGGAGGATCTTCCCAAGTACAGGGCCCTGGGGCCCAATCCGAGCTTCGAGGACCGGGAATGGTTCCAGGTACCCATGAAAAACGGCAAGCTCCATATCACCGACTTCTACAAATCGTATCTAACCGGCAAGCTTTGTCTGACCGTTTCGGTCCCGGTATTTGATCCCAACGACGTGATCCAGGCAGTCCTCGGGGCCGACATCCGCTTTGAGGAACTGGCCAAGATCCAAGAAAATATGGATGACGACGCTCAAGATCCGGAACTGGTTTAG
- a CDS encoding LysM peptidoglycan-binding domain-containing protein, translating into MKQVIWLVAIGSLLLAFGCAKKNVQATSEPQPQPVKEVVVVEPAPVVVVEEKAPEPTPRELYEQFYASLPAQHTVVKGECLWWIAEYKNIYNDPFMWPLIFKANRDQIKNPDLIYPGQTFQVPRSFGLDEVKDGRRMAGAPKPHIPAPDAIVPADLREELGWGF; encoded by the coding sequence ATGAAGCAGGTTATCTGGCTGGTGGCAATTGGTTCCTTGTTGCTGGCGTTCGGATGCGCCAAGAAAAATGTGCAGGCGACGTCCGAGCCCCAGCCGCAACCGGTGAAAGAGGTGGTCGTGGTAGAGCCCGCACCCGTTGTCGTTGTTGAGGAAAAGGCTCCCGAACCGACTCCCCGCGAACTCTATGAACAATTCTACGCCTCTCTCCCCGCCCAGCACACCGTGGTCAAAGGCGAGTGTCTGTGGTGGATCGCTGAATACAAAAACATCTACAACGATCCCTTCATGTGGCCCCTCATTTTTAAGGCCAATCGGGATCAGATTAAGAACCCCGACCTCATCTATCCAGGCCAGACCTTCCAGGTGCCGAGAAGCTTCGGCCTCGACGAGGTCAAGGACGGCCGCCGCATGGCCGGAGCACCCAAGCCGCACATCCCTGCCCCGGACGCCATAGTCCCCGCGGACCTGAGGGAAGAGCTGGGCTGGGGCTTCTAG